The bacterium genomic sequence CGCAGCCAGTTGAAGTTCTCGTCGTCCTGTTCGCGCCCGCCGTGACCCTTGTAGCGCCAATGAGCGGCGATCCCGAACTCGGCGTGGAGATGCATGTCTTCGGTTCGAAGCTGAACCTCGATGCGCTCGCCGTAGGGCCCGATCACCGTGGTATGCAGGGATTTGTATCCATTGGCTTTCGGGAGGGCGACGTAGTCCTTGAAACGACCCGGAACCGGAGGCCAGGTCGAATGCACGAGACCGAGCGCGGCATAGACCTGCTCGGTGCCGCCTTCCAAGACGATCCGAAAAGCGATCACGTCATAGATCTGGTCGAGGCTCAAACCCTGGTCGGCCATCTTCCCATGGATCGAAGCCATGTCCTTGAGACGACCCGAGACCACGCCGGAGAGGTCGGCCTCCTCGAGCGCCTTGGCCATGATGCCCTTGACCTCTTCGATGTAGCGCTCGCGCTCGTCGCTTCTTCCCCGAAGCATGCGCTCGAACTCGATGACGACATCCGGGTGCAGGGTTCGAAAGGACAGATCCGCGAGCTCGCGCTTCATCCAATCGATGCCAAGCCGATGGGCCAGGGGCACGTAGATGTCGAGAGTCTCCTGGGCGATGACCTGTGCCTTCGCCTGCGGCATGAAATGAAGTGTCCGCATGTTGTGGATGCGATCAGCGAGCTTGATCAGCAAGATACGGATGTCCTTCGACATCGCGACGAGCATCTTGCGAAAATTCTCTGCCTGACGCGCGCGAGCCGAACGAAACTGGACCTTCGAGATCTTCGTCAGGCCCTCTACCAGGAACGCCACCTCCTCCCCGAAGAGCCGCCTGATCTCCTCGAGACTTGCGAGCGTATCCTCCACCGTGTCATGCAGGAGGCCGGCGACGATCGTCACCTCGTCGAGCCGCATGTCGACCAGGATGCCCGCCACCTCGAGTGGGTGGATCAGATAGGGCTCGCCCGATAGGCGCTCCTGTCCCTCGTGAACCTTTGCCGTGAAGACATAGGCCCGCTGCAAGAGTTCGAGATCGCACTCCGAGTCATACTCGAGCACGCGATCGGCGATGTCGTTGAAGCGCAGCATGCTGGAAAAACGCTTTCAAAACGAGGCGTTGCCGAAGAATACCGGAGTGGGGACGCAGCGACCAATGCGGGCGTGGGGCGCCTTGGCCTCGACCTCTCGTCAGCGATCGCCTCGCGGGTCGGATTTCGGGGCCCCTAACGGAGATGGAACCTCCGCTGTCCCCATCAAGTCCTCCCAGGAATGGGCAGAACACCCTTCAAGCCTTCGACGACCCGCGCCCGCCCAAAGCGCTCGCGGACTTCTCCTGTGGTGCCGCCCCGTTCGGCATGGATGATGGCGAGCATGGCGTCCGTTGCTTTGGCGGCCTCGTCGTTGACGATCGCGTAGTCGAACTGGTGGACCGCCGCGAGCTCCACATGGGCAGTCTCCAGGCGCTTGTCGATCGCCTCCTCCGAGTCCGTCCCCCGGCCTCGCAACCGCGATTCGAGTGCTTGCCAGGACGGCGGAAGCAGGAAGACGAGGCGCGCATCGTCTCGCCTGGCTCGCAGCTGGCGGGCACCCTGTACTTCGACCTCAAGCAGGAGATCGCGGCCTGCGGCCAGGGGCGCATCAATCGAAGCCCAGCTCGTGCCGTATTGGTTGCCCGCGTACTCCGCGTGCTCGACGAAACCTCCGGCCGCGATCATCTCCGCAAAGGCCTCAGCACTGACGAAGTGGTAGTGCACACCGTCTGCCTCACCTTGACGGCGCGGGCGGGTGGTATGAGAGATCGAGAACTCCACCTGATCGTCTCTCTCGACCACGGCTCGACAGACCGTCGTCTTGCCCGTTCCCGACGGGGCCGAGACCACGAACGGAATGCCGCGCGGCCCGCTCAACCCGTTTCCCCATCCGCAACGAGGCGCGACGCGATCGTCTCCGGATTGATGGCCGAGAGGATCACGAGATCGCTATCCGTCAGGAGGATCGAACGGGTCCGCCGTCCTTGGGTCGCGTCGAGTAGTTTTCCACGTCCTGCCGCCTCTTCTCGGAGCCGACGCATGGGAGCGGACTGGGGGGAAACGATCGCGACGACTCGTGAGGCCATGACCAGGTTGCCGTAGCCGATGTTCAAGAGGCGCGGGCCAGCGTCGTCATTCATCGCGTCGCCCTCATCACTGCCAGCCTATTCGACATTCTGCACCTGCTCGCGGATGCGTTCGACCTCCGTTTTCAGATCGACGACGAAATGGGCCAGTGGCGCGTCGTTGGCCTTCGACCCCACGGTATTCGCTTCGCGCATCATTTCCTGCAACAGGAAATCGAGCCGGCGCCCGCAGGGCGTCGCTGCATCGGCGGAATCGAGAACATCACCGAATTGCTCGACGTGGCTGCGCAGGCGCACCAACTCTTCCGTCACGTCGAGCCGGTCGGCGGCGATCGCGACTTCCTGGTAGAGGCGCGCCTCGTCGAGGTTCCCGATCTCTTCGCGGAGTTGATCGGCACGCTTGCGGATTCGCTGCTTTGCGGCCGACACGACATCACCGGAGCGAGCCTCGAGCGATGCGACCAGGCCAAGCACGGCCGACAGCCGCCCGCGCAGCTCGCGCTCCAAGGCCTCACCCTCTCGAAGGCGCATGGCCAGGGCTTCCTCGGCTGCCCGGCCGAGAGCTTCTTCGAGAACCCCTTTGGCGCCCTCCACGGAAAGCTCCTGCTCGACCAGTCGTGCAACACCCGGCAGGGCTACGAGCTGTGAAGCAGGAAGTCGGGTTGCCTCGCCCCCCGCGAGTTCGGTCGCGAAGCTGCGATATTGCTCCGCCACCTCCGCATCCAGGACCAGCTGTGCGCGCGGCGACGAGTTCTGCGGGAAGGCGACGGATGCATCGACCTTTCCGCGCTGGAAACGATCCCGCAGGAGTTTCTTCAGCCCGGCTTCGAGTGCCGAGAACACACGGGGTACCCGAAGCGAGACATCGAGATGCCGGTGATTGACGCTGCGAACCTCGACATAGATGGGCAGCCCCTCCACCTCGAGATCCACCCTTCCAAAGCCGGTCATCGAATGGATCACGAAGCGCGCCCACCCGCCCGTGCAGCATCCGCCGCAGCCGGGAGGAATGCGCGAATCTCCTCCGGGGTTGCCGTCGCCGTACCGAGCTTGCCGACCACGACACCAGCAGCGGCATTGGCGATCACCGCAGCTTCGAGCAGGGATGCGCCCGCCAGGCGCGCCAAGGTGAGGGCGGAAATCGACGTATCGCCGGCGCCCTGCACGTCGTACACTTCGCTATGGGCGATCGGGACGTCGACGGGCGAGGCGTCGCCTTCGAAGATCGTCATGCCATCGGCGCCGCGGGTCACGATCACGTCCGAACCACCGAGACTCCGCCGTAGTTTCGCGACGGCACGCTGCAGATCGTCTCGATTGCGGATGCGGATACCGGTGAGCTGCTCGACTTCACGTTGATTCGGCTTCACCAGGTTCGCACCCCGAAAGCTCGCCACGTGGTCCTTCGGGTCGACCGTAACCGGCAGGCCAGCGGCCCCCGCGCGCGCCATCAGCCCCTTCAAGACGCGCTTGTGCAACAGGCCTTTCCCGTAGTCCTCGAGTACGAGCCCATCGCTGCCAGGCAGGGCAGCTTCTACTGCAGCCAACAAGGCCCGGGAAGCGCCTCCGGAAATCGGCTCCTCGGTCTCCCGATCGAAGCGCAGCATCTGCTGGGAGCGGGCCTCGACCCTCGTCTTGCGCGTGGTCGGCCTGCCTTCCTCCCGCACCATTCCCTGAACGTCGACACCCAGATCCTTCAGCAGATCGATGACCCGGTCGCCGGCCCCATCGTCTCCCACCACACCACAGAAGCGGCAGACGGCACTCATCGCGACCGCGTTTCGCACGACGTTGCCCGCGCCACCGAGGGCGATCGATTCGCGGGTGACATGGACGACCGGAACCGGTGCCTCCGGACTCACCCGATCGACATCGCCCCACAGATACTCGTCGAGCATCACATCACCCACGACGAGCAGACGCACCCGGGCGAAACCCGAAACGAGCTTGTCGAGTCTGCGTCGATCGAGGCGGGCCATCAGCGCGTGAGCCCCCGGTCCTCGAGCTCCCGAGCTGCTTGATCGACTCGATCATCTGCTTTCTGGGTTCGGATCCATTCGAGCAGATTCCGCATGCCATCCTCCAGCGTCATCGTCGCTGAATACCCGAGTTCCTTCTCGATGCGGCTCGTATCGGCGAAGCAATGGCGGATGTCACCAGCCCGGTACTTCCCGACCACATCCGGCGGGTCGGGAAAATCGAGTTGTTCTCCGAGAATCTCTGCGATCCGCAGCACGGAGGTCGAACGACCCGTACCCACGTTGAAGACCTGCCCGTTCGCCTCGTCCCTCCCCATCGCAAGCAGATTCGCCTGGACGATGTCGGAAACGTGCACGAAATCCCGACTCTGGAGACCATCCTCGAAGATCATGGGCCGGTGCCGGTTCATGATGCGCGAAGAGAAGATGGCCATCACGCCGGTATAGGGATTGGAGAGCGATTGGCGCGGGCCGTAGATGTTGAAATAGCGCAACGCGACCGCGGGGATGCCGTAGGCCGCGCCCACCGCAAGAAACATCTCTTCGTGATCCCGCTTGGTGATCGCGTAGATCGACGTCGGGAGGAGAGGTTTCTCCTCGGGCGTCAGAATCGGCTTCAGCTCTCGCCCCTCGTCGTCATGCATCTCGAAGCGCTGCGCCGCCAGAGCCGATTCCGGGCGCAGCCCCGGAAATACGGCCGTACCCTCGGGCGATTGATAGGCGCCCTCGCCATAGATCGACATCGATGAAGCCACGACCATCTTCTGGATGCGATCCCGGCGGGCCACGATCTCCTCCAGCAGTACCGCAGCCCCAACGCTGTTGACCGAGACGTATTGCTCCATCTCGTACATGGATTGGCCGACCCCGACCGCTGCCGCCTGGTGGAAGACCTGATCCACGCCGTCCAGTGCCCGTGCCACGGCCGCCCGGTCGCGAACGTCGCCCACCTGCAACTCGGCATCCGGATGCAGGTGCGCGGGACGCTCGGCGCCCTCCCCATGTACCTGAGCATCCAGGTTGTCCAGCACGCGAACACGATGGCCCGCCGCGACCAGGGCATCGACAAGATGAGACCCTACGAAACCGGCGCCTCCCGTCACGAGCACATTCATGCTGTTTCCCCTTCTTGCTTGGCTGCGCGCGGCGCACGAAGCCCTTCGTTGTCCGGGCAGCCCCGAAGATGCCAGCGCAATACCCGCCAATCCTGTTGCCAACGCTCTCGAGTCGAGGACGAGAGAAGTGCAAGGGGGCCACGCATCGCCACGTAGAGCAACGCCTTCGTGATCCGCAGGGCCTTGATGCCGGCAGCTCGTGCAGCGCCGCGATTCTTGCGGAAGAAATGATACAGGGAGCGGTGATATTCGATCCGGGTCTCCGCCGGGATCTTCTTCTTCGTGCTCGCGCCAAAGATGTGGATCACATGAGCATCGGGGATGTGCATGATCTCCCAGCCAGCCGCCGCGATGCCGTAGCACCAATCCGTTTCTTCGAGGAAGAAGAAGTAGTCCTCGGGCATCGGACCGACCTGGTCGAGCACCTCCCGACGCACGAAGAGACAAGCCCCGAGCACCGCTTCCACGGGAATCGGCTCCGCGTGCTCGTAGCGTTTGGATGGGAATCGGCGCGGAAAGAACTTCTCGAGCACTCCCTTCGGGATCAACTCCGTCGCCAAGCTCGGATAGTTGTGAATGCAGTTCTGCTTGGAGAGGTCGGGATTCAGGAGTTGGGGCCCGACGACGCCGACCTTCGGATGGGCGTCGAGATATCGCACACATTTCTCGAGAGCGTCGGGAAGGACGACGGTGTCGCTATTCAAGAGAACGGAGTAGCGCCCCTTCGCCCGTGCCAGGCCGACGTTGTTCCCGGCAGCGAATCCGATGTTCTCCGGCAGGGCAAGAACGCAGGCCCAGCCGAACCTCCCGCGCGCAGCCTCGACGCTGCCGTCCTCGGAACCGTTGTCGACGACGAGCGTTTCGACCTCGATTCGACCCTCATCCTGCCGACCCAGGATCTCGCGCTCGATGGATTCGAGCGCGTCGAGCAGGACATCTCGAGCATTCCAGGTGACGATGACAATGGAAAGATCCGTCATGCAGCTGCTTCCAGGCCGCCGCCCTCGCGCACCACCCATTGGGCCCCGCGCCAGCTTTCAGCAGCGTCGGCAGCCAGGGCGGGAAGCGCTCTCGCGGTGACATGTTCGGGTGAAATTCGTGTCATGCAGCGGTGGTCGATCGGACACTCGCGCTTGTAGCAAGGCCGACACGCGACATCAGCCGTCAGGATCTGGACCCGATCGAGATTCAGGTCCGTCTTCTCGAGGGAGGTCGAGCCCATCATCACCACGCACGGTACGGCAAAGGCGACCGCAAGGTGCCGTGCGCCTGCGTCATTGCAGACCAGCAGCTTGGACTCGCGCAGAACCGCCTTCAAGCCACCCAGGGAAAGCTCCCCGGCAAGTGCGACGGATCTCTCGGTCATCGCGCTCACCACCTCGCCGACGAGCGTTCGTTCTGCGGGAGTGCCCACCACGATGACCCGGGCGCCAGCTCGGGCCAG encodes the following:
- a CDS encoding glycosyltransferase family 2 protein, coding for MTDLSIVIVTWNARDVLLDALESIEREILGRQDEGRIEVETLVVDNGSEDGSVEAARGRFGWACVLALPENIGFAAGNNVGLARAKGRYSVLLNSDTVVLPDALEKCVRYLDAHPKVGVVGPQLLNPDLSKQNCIHNYPSLATELIPKGVLEKFFPRRFPSKRYEHAEPIPVEAVLGACLFVRREVLDQVGPMPEDYFFFLEETDWCYGIAAAGWEIMHIPDAHVIHIFGASTKKKIPAETRIEYHRSLYHFFRKNRGAARAAGIKALRITKALLYVAMRGPLALLSSSTRERWQQDWRVLRWHLRGCPDNEGLRAPRAAKQEGETA
- a CDS encoding NAD-dependent epimerase/dehydratase family protein translates to MNVLVTGGAGFVGSHLVDALVAAGHRVRVLDNLDAQVHGEGAERPAHLHPDAELQVGDVRDRAAVARALDGVDQVFHQAAAVGVGQSMYEMEQYVSVNSVGAAVLLEEIVARRDRIQKMVVASSMSIYGEGAYQSPEGTAVFPGLRPESALAAQRFEMHDDEGRELKPILTPEEKPLLPTSIYAITKRDHEEMFLAVGAAYGIPAVALRYFNIYGPRQSLSNPYTGVMAIFSSRIMNRHRPMIFEDGLQSRDFVHVSDIVQANLLAMGRDEANGQVFNVGTGRSTSVLRIAEILGEQLDFPDPPDVVGKYRAGDIRHCFADTSRIEKELGYSATMTLEDGMRNLLEWIRTQKADDRVDQAARELEDRGLTR
- a CDS encoding DUF370 domain-containing protein yields the protein MNDDAGPRLLNIGYGNLVMASRVVAIVSPQSAPMRRLREEAAGRGKLLDATQGRRTRSILLTDSDLVILSAINPETIASRLVADGETG
- a CDS encoding YicC family protein; the protein is MIHSMTGFGRVDLEVEGLPIYVEVRSVNHRHLDVSLRVPRVFSALEAGLKKLLRDRFQRGKVDASVAFPQNSSPRAQLVLDAEVAEQYRSFATELAGGEATRLPASQLVALPGVARLVEQELSVEGAKGVLEEALGRAAEEALAMRLREGEALERELRGRLSAVLGLVASLEARSGDVVSAAKQRIRKRADQLREEIGNLDEARLYQEVAIAADRLDVTEELVRLRSHVEQFGDVLDSADAATPCGRRLDFLLQEMMREANTVGSKANDAPLAHFVVDLKTEVERIREQVQNVE
- a CDS encoding bifunctional (p)ppGpp synthetase/guanosine-3',5'-bis(diphosphate) 3'-pyrophosphohydrolase gives rise to the protein MLRFNDIADRVLEYDSECDLELLQRAYVFTAKVHEGQERLSGEPYLIHPLEVAGILVDMRLDEVTIVAGLLHDTVEDTLASLEEIRRLFGEEVAFLVEGLTKISKVQFRSARARQAENFRKMLVAMSKDIRILLIKLADRIHNMRTLHFMPQAKAQVIAQETLDIYVPLAHRLGIDWMKRELADLSFRTLHPDVVIEFERMLRGRSDERERYIEEVKGIMAKALEEADLSGVVSGRLKDMASIHGKMADQGLSLDQIYDVIAFRIVLEGGTEQVYAALGLVHSTWPPVPGRFKDYVALPKANGYKSLHTTVIGPYGERIEVQLRTEDMHLHAEFGIAAHWRYKGHGGREQDDENFNWLRQLLERQQELDDPHEFLDTVKVDLFADEVFIFTPNGDVINLPRGSTALDFAYAIHSEVGDHCSGAKVSGTMRPLSRELESGDTVEVMTNPNQAPKKDWLEFVVSGKAKSRIRHAVRLAENERSRELGRGILERELRKAGVSLARVLESGELEPVVVRFVKGGVEDLFAAVGYGRVSPRAVLEMLRPELETTPTEEVTKGRKLRDLFRREPKTSGSGIRVDGHGDVLVRFGQCCSPLPGDEIIGFVTRGRGVTIHARECRVAFELDKERCIDVEWEEASDIKRRIRIKVTSRDAPGLLAKVTKTISAAGINIGSARIDTHDDTTATQTFDLWVGDVTTLRQMMKDIQKVKGVLAVERVRS
- the gmk gene encoding guanylate kinase; translation: MSGPRGIPFVVSAPSGTGKTTVCRAVVERDDQVEFSISHTTRPRRQGEADGVHYHFVSAEAFAEMIAAGGFVEHAEYAGNQYGTSWASIDAPLAAGRDLLLEVEVQGARQLRARRDDARLVFLLPPSWQALESRLRGRGTDSEEAIDKRLETAHVELAAVHQFDYAIVNDEAAKATDAMLAIIHAERGGTTGEVRERFGRARVVEGLKGVLPIPGRT
- the rfaE1 gene encoding D-glycero-beta-D-manno-heptose-7-phosphate kinase; translation: MARLDRRRLDKLVSGFARVRLLVVGDVMLDEYLWGDVDRVSPEAPVPVVHVTRESIALGGAGNVVRNAVAMSAVCRFCGVVGDDGAGDRVIDLLKDLGVDVQGMVREEGRPTTRKTRVEARSQQMLRFDRETEEPISGGASRALLAAVEAALPGSDGLVLEDYGKGLLHKRVLKGLMARAGAAGLPVTVDPKDHVASFRGANLVKPNQREVEQLTGIRIRNRDDLQRAVAKLRRSLGGSDVIVTRGADGMTIFEGDASPVDVPIAHSEVYDVQGAGDTSISALTLARLAGASLLEAAVIANAAAGVVVGKLGTATATPEEIRAFLPAAADAARAGGRAS